The Petrotoga mobilis SJ95 genomic sequence GGTTCAAATGATGACATAGAATACGATAAATTTAACAAAGTTTACGGATTAACTGAGTTAAATAGGGAAAAGATTAAAAATGCACAAATTGTGGGCAATCCAGGTTGTTATCCAACTAGTGTGATTTTGGCACTTGCCCCTGTTTTAAAAAATAGAGTTGTGACAGATAAAAACATAATTATTGACAGTAAATCTGGGGTATCGGGTGCAGGTCATGAACCTAAATTTAGTAACCTATATTCAGAATGTAATGAAAATACTAAACCGTATAACGTGGCTAAACATAGACATATTCCAGAAATAGAGCAGGAGTTATCAAAGATAATGCAAGAAGAGGTAAAAATTGTTTTCACCCCACATCTTGTTCCTATGACAAGAGGAATTTTAAGTACGATTTATTGTAATTTGAAATCAGATATAACCCTAAAAGAAGTCTACGATCTTTACCAAGAATTTTATAAAAACGATTATTTTATAAAAATTCTTAAACCTCGAAAGTATCCATCTACTAAAAGTGTTGCTGGCTCTAATTTCTGTC encodes the following:
- the argC gene encoding N-acetyl-gamma-glutamyl-phosphate reductase, yielding MNVGILGATGYTGIELIRILSKHPNAKITYLSSKHFESQLISEVYPGLDGYCDLILEGDDFKKAVATCDIIFSTLPHELTFEIGKMVVDAGKRLIDLGSAFRFDDFNVFKNWYGSNDDIEYDKFNKVYGLTELNREKIKNAQIVGNPGCYPTSVILALAPVLKNRVVTDKNIIIDSKSGVSGAGHEPKFSNLYSECNENTKPYNVAKHRHIPEIEQELSKIMQEEVKIVFTPHLVPMTRGILSTIYCNLKSDITLKEVYDLYQEFYKNDYFIKILKPRKYPSTKSVAGSNFCQIGFEMDEHTNTLIIMSVIDNLMKGASGQAVQNMNLMFGLPENKGLDIIRIFP